A window of Fragaria vesca subsp. vesca linkage group LG7, FraVesHawaii_1.0, whole genome shotgun sequence contains these coding sequences:
- the LOC101314021 gene encoding mechanosensitive ion channel protein 1, mitochondrial-like, producing the protein MAGRRLLILKSLCKSSNTMSCQSYSSYGKCVNYADPVLVRPSYAFVSRGYHTKETQSSKDFANTQFGAMGSGSLVNARSYRTKPISAFSSTLSSSHSRFAFAPVSVSPVLDCRSYSSLFGSNADKGGQPGVPAASSGGEVDVGNSAVGGSDLVDKVKEFVQNAVDAATYTGQKAKEASGEMSPYVQQLLDTYPHLRNVVAPVGYTLAGTVFAWVVMPRLFRRFHKYANQGRNALLSQSPSEEQVPYEKSFWGALEDPVRYLFTFMAFSQIGTMVAPTAIAAQYLAPAWSGAVILSFVWFLYRWKTNVFTRALANKSLPSSLDRERLLALDKISSVGLFMIGIMALAEACGVAVQSIMTVGGIGGVATAFAARDVLGNVLSGLSMQFTKPFSLGDTIKAGTIEGQVVEMGLTTTSLLNAEKFPVIVPNSLFSSQVIVNKSRAQWRGMVTRIPLQINDELDKVPQISVDIKNMLRSHPKVFLGKEVPYCFLSRLESTFGELTLGCNLKHMSKDELVSTEEDILLRSVKIIKGHGAKLGSTYI; encoded by the exons ATGGCTGGACGGAGGCTTTTGATATTGAAGTCACTCTGCAAGTCTTCCAACACAATGTCGTGTCAGTCGTATAGTTCTTATGGGAAATGTGTGAACTATGCTGATCCAGTTCTTGTTAGACCATCGTATGCTTTTGTGAGTCGTGGATACCATACTAAGGAAACACAGTCTAGCAAAGATTTTGCGAATACTCAGTTTGGAGCAATGGGTTCTGGATCACTTGTCAATGCACGAAGTTACAGAACCAAACCGATTTCAGCATTTTCATCGACATTATCCAGTTCACATAGTAGGTTTGCTTTTGCTCCTGTTTCGGTAAGCCCAGTTCTGGATTGCCGTTCATACTCATCACTTTTTGGTAGCAATGCTGATAAAGGTGGGCAACCTGGAGTTCCGGCTGCTTCCAGTGGCGGTGAAGTGGATGTTGGTAATAGCGCTGTTGGTGGAAGTGATTTGGTTGATAAGGTTAAGGAATTCGTGCAGAATGCAGTGGACGCAGCGACTTATACTGGGCAAAAGGCTAAGGAAGCATCTGGTGAAATGTCCCCATATGTTCAGCAGTTGTTGGATACATATCCACATCTTAGAAATGTGGTTGCTCCAGTTGGTTATACTTTGGCAGGTACTGTATTTGCTTGGGTAGTGATGCCTAGGCTTTTCCGGAGGTTTCACAAGTATGCCAATCAAGGCCGCAATGCTTTGCTATCTCAAAGCCCATCTGAGGAGCAAGTTCCATATGAGAAAAGTTTTTGGGGTGCTTTGGAGGATCCAGTGAGATACCTTTTTACTTTTATGGCATTTTCACAAAT TGGCACAATGGTTGCACCAACTGCTATAGCTGCTCAATATCTTGCACCAGCTTGGAGTGGTGCAGTTATCCTTTCATTTGTTTGGTTTCTCTATCGGTGGAAGACCAATGTGTTCACTCGTGCGTTAGCAAATAAAAGTCTGCCCAGCAGTCTTGATCGAGAGAGGTTGTTAGCTCTAGACAAAATTTCATCTGTTGGTCTTTTTATGATTGGGATAATGGCTTTAGCTGAGGCATGTGGGGTGGCTGTGCAATCTATTATGACTGTTGGAGGCATAGGAG GAGTTGCTACTGCTTTTGCTGCCAGAGACGTCCTTGGTAATGTGCTGAGTGGTTTATCCATGCAATTTACGAAGCCCTTTTCACTAGGTGATACAATAAAG GCTGGAACCATAGAAGGTCAAGTGGTGGAAATGGGACTTACAACTACTTCCTTACTGAATGCCGAGAAGTTTCCAGTGATAGTTCCCAATTCACTATTTTCTAGTCAA GTGATTGTGAACAAGTCACGTGCTCAATGGCGTGGCATGGTCACCAGAATTCCCCTGCAAATCAATGATGAGTTGGATAAGGTTCCCCAGATATCAGTTGATATAAAAAACATGCTGAGATCACACCCGAAGGTTTTCCTGGGAAAGGAAGTGCCTTACTGTTTCCTTTCTCGTTTAGAGAGCACATTTGGAGAATTGACTCTTGGATGTAACCTCAAACATATG AGCAAGGATGAGTTAGTCTCTACAGAAGAAGATATTCTTTTGCGGTCAGTCAAGATAATCAAGGGGCATGGTGCCAAGCTGGGCAGCACCTATATATAA